One genomic region from Clostridium saccharobutylicum DSM 13864 encodes:
- a CDS encoding triple tyrosine motif-containing protein translates to MEDLKLKYVEIVFDKEKPQSVGTRINVLGKIDSEIDNLEYKFIVGKGGIWNTIQEFSEKNKCTWNPKSEGEYIVMVQAREKNGKKSLDYLAKEDYSIVKGEINNTMHEEVSVRKVVNEEDAKIDYNTTVNGIESNTIYSNKENCSATELDFKEIVNNVDEKVVFLEASEISKDEKMALIGQDNQNAEVALCEESPRKISEETSHISQIEIQDNQGKQSEQKCSTEIQSGKLNEVSKKRNKLIDRVICDKNEIAVGEKCSIKVKTIENDICLYRFYMKRYKEWNIVRDYDADNILNYTANQAGVKEFLIQCKRIESIDSFDDYRTININVKESNKVEITNFKCLSKNLIVGQNLKFLVETKIDEESIAKEKIILLYKFYKICKDGKCICIQDYSTKSTVCYEEEQQGTYRLLCLVKRILSNKEYDDRALLVYNVKPYRNIKINSFVADLNSPQASETQIGFTSEVKGGNNLLYRYKVNGPIKQDTGFVKENEFKWNTIEPGEYEIILYVKDEKYSGDYEDAKKIAFTIKKRSKKPVKILDVVVDKEKKIITGEPVNIMVNAEGGTRLQYSFIVKKNNKKIAVINYNKSNWINFTPEQAGEYEVEIMIKDKYSENPYDANTFVYLKAMEYLPGEIDYIIMPYKETHLIGETVEFECIIQNTQQILVKYETKINGHSVEQTDFSKNKKLRFIPKIAGKYTIEVYAKNIKCTGEYDSKKQVNLYVSEASPVINTKIIANKTEGKVNEEFAIEAISRGGKEVCYEFYLMENNEWKKVQEYSRKHYYSFIPFTPGKYKVLALAKSYYKKVNYEDYAEIAFEIKDI, encoded by the coding sequence ATGGAAGATCTTAAATTAAAGTATGTTGAGATCGTTTTTGATAAAGAAAAACCACAAAGTGTTGGTACAAGGATAAATGTATTAGGAAAAATAGATAGTGAAATAGATAATTTAGAATATAAATTCATAGTTGGCAAGGGTGGAATTTGGAATACTATACAAGAGTTTTCTGAAAAAAATAAGTGTACATGGAATCCCAAAAGTGAAGGAGAATATATAGTTATGGTACAAGCCAGGGAAAAAAACGGGAAAAAATCTTTAGATTATTTAGCAAAGGAAGATTACTCTATAGTTAAAGGAGAGATTAATAATACTATGCATGAAGAAGTATCTGTTAGAAAAGTGGTAAATGAAGAGGATGCTAAAATAGATTATAATACAACTGTTAACGGTATAGAATCAAATACAATATATAGTAATAAAGAAAACTGTAGTGCCACCGAATTAGATTTTAAAGAAATAGTAAATAATGTTGATGAAAAAGTTGTTTTTTTAGAAGCATCGGAGATTAGTAAAGATGAAAAAATGGCTTTAATTGGACAAGATAATCAAAATGCTGAAGTTGCTCTTTGTGAAGAGAGTCCAAGAAAAATTAGTGAAGAAACATCACATATATCACAAATTGAAATTCAAGATAATCAGGGTAAACAATCTGAACAAAAATGTTCAACTGAAATACAATCAGGAAAATTAAATGAAGTGAGTAAAAAAAGAAACAAATTAATAGATAGGGTTATTTGTGATAAAAATGAAATAGCAGTTGGAGAAAAATGCTCTATAAAAGTTAAAACTATAGAAAATGATATTTGTTTATATAGATTTTATATGAAAAGGTATAAGGAATGGAATATAGTTAGAGATTATGATGCGGATAATATACTAAACTATACAGCAAACCAGGCAGGAGTAAAAGAATTTCTAATTCAGTGTAAAAGAATAGAATCAATTGATAGTTTTGATGATTACAGAACAATTAATATAAATGTTAAAGAAAGTAATAAAGTTGAAATAACTAATTTTAAATGTTTAAGTAAGAACCTAATAGTTGGACAAAATCTTAAATTTTTAGTAGAAACAAAGATTGATGAAGAATCAATTGCAAAAGAAAAAATTATACTTTTGTACAAGTTCTATAAAATATGTAAAGACGGAAAGTGCATTTGTATACAGGATTATTCAACTAAAAGTACTGTTTGTTATGAAGAAGAACAACAAGGTACATATAGGTTATTATGTCTTGTAAAAAGAATTTTATCGAACAAAGAATATGATGATAGAGCCTTATTGGTGTATAATGTTAAACCATATAGAAATATAAAAATTAATAGTTTTGTGGCAGATTTAAATTCTCCACAAGCAAGTGAAACACAAATTGGATTTACATCCGAAGTTAAAGGGGGAAATAATTTACTATATAGATACAAAGTAAATGGACCCATTAAGCAGGATACAGGTTTTGTTAAAGAAAATGAATTTAAATGGAATACTATTGAACCTGGTGAATATGAAATTATATTATATGTTAAAGATGAAAAATATTCTGGAGATTATGAGGATGCTAAAAAAATTGCATTTACTATTAAAAAAAGAAGTAAAAAGCCAGTAAAGATTTTAGATGTAGTAGTAGATAAAGAAAAGAAAATTATAACTGGAGAGCCAGTTAACATAATGGTAAATGCTGAGGGGGGAACACGACTTCAATATTCATTTATTGTTAAAAAGAATAATAAAAAAATTGCAGTTATAAATTACAATAAATCCAACTGGATTAATTTTACTCCTGAACAAGCCGGAGAATATGAAGTAGAAATAATGATTAAAGATAAATATTCAGAAAATCCATATGATGCGAATACTTTTGTATATTTAAAAGCAATGGAGTATTTGCCAGGGGAAATTGATTATATAATAATGCCTTATAAAGAAACTCATTTGATTGGAGAAACTGTAGAGTTTGAATGCATAATTCAAAATACACAACAAATTTTAGTTAAATATGAAACAAAGATCAATGGTCATTCAGTTGAACAAACAGATTTTTCTAAGAATAAAAAATTAAGATTTATACCTAAAATTGCAGGTAAATATACAATTGAAGTTTATGCGAAAAATATAAAATGTACAGGTGAGTATGATTCTAAAAAGCAAGTGAATTTATATGTAAGTGAAGCATCGCCTGTAATAAATACTAAGATAATAGCAAATAAAACTGAAGGAAAAGTAAATGAAGAGTTTGCTATTGAAGCTATAAGTAGAGGCGGAAAAGAGGTATGCTATGAATTCTATTTAATGGAGAATAATGAATGGAAAAAGGTTCAAGAATATAGTAGAAAACATTACTACAGTTTTATTCCGTTTACACCAGGAAAATATAAAGTTTTAGCATTAGCAAAAAGTTATTATAAAAAAGTAAATTATGAAGATTATGCTGAAATAGCATTTGAGATTAAAGATATATAA
- a CDS encoding ABC transporter substrate-binding protein: MKIKQIVWIVLIIFIFLNMSACSKRIERVTFKDGYPDLKGRHIVVYVASRDEIGSAILELFKEKTGCTYEYLKMSTQESLARIRSERKNPKSDIFIGGTCDVHVLMKKENLSEKYISKNYYSIPDRYKDKDGYWIGFEASPLSIVINKNRWDKEFSCKGLEMPKTYDDLLNPIYKGEIVISDPNTSGTAYTMLASLTQSMGVDKVKEFFKKVKANVGEFTTNGYTPGQKVATGEYLIGINFLSDQLLIEDSGFNVVTNVPKNSGWSIDAISKIKNGPNGDIGKYFIDFCTDKEVEETLNNISFAMSTRQDTKGIRGIKLDELDIYKDYNFSKASNDREWLINMWNDLN, from the coding sequence ATGAAGATAAAACAAATTGTTTGGATTGTATTAATAATATTTATATTCTTAAATATGTCGGCTTGTAGCAAAAGAATAGAAAGAGTAACTTTTAAGGATGGATATCCAGATTTAAAAGGAAGGCATATTGTTGTGTATGTTGCGTCTAGAGATGAAATTGGAAGTGCTATTTTAGAGCTTTTTAAAGAGAAAACAGGGTGTACATATGAATATTTGAAAATGTCAACGCAGGAATCTTTAGCAAGAATAAGATCAGAAAGAAAAAATCCTAAGTCAGATATATTTATAGGTGGAACTTGTGATGTTCATGTTTTAATGAAAAAAGAAAATCTCTCAGAAAAGTATATATCTAAAAATTATTATAGCATCCCAGATAGATATAAGGATAAAGATGGGTATTGGATTGGTTTTGAAGCAAGTCCATTATCTATTGTTATTAACAAAAATAGATGGGATAAAGAGTTTTCTTGTAAAGGATTAGAAATGCCTAAAACATATGATGATTTGTTGAATCCAATATATAAAGGAGAAATAGTAATTTCAGATCCTAATACATCAGGAACTGCATATACTATGTTGGCTTCGCTTACACAAAGTATGGGTGTGGATAAAGTGAAAGAGTTTTTCAAAAAAGTGAAAGCAAACGTTGGAGAGTTTACAACTAATGGATATACTCCAGGGCAAAAGGTTGCAACAGGAGAGTATTTAATAGGAATTAATTTTCTAAGTGATCAGCTTTTGATTGAGGATTCGGGTTTTAATGTTGTAACCAATGTACCTAAAAATAGTGGATGGAGTATTGATGCAATTTCTAAGATTAAAAATGGACCTAATGGAGATATTGGAAAGTATTTTATAGATTTTTGCACTGATAAGGAAGTAGAGGAAACATTAAATAATATTTCATTTGCAATGTCAACTAGGCAGGATACAAAAGGAATAAGAGGGATAAAACTTGATGAATTAGATATATATAAGGATTATAATTTTTCAAAAGCTAGCAATGATAGAGAATGGTTAATTAATATGTGGAATGATTTAAATTAA
- the uhpT gene encoding hexose-6-phosphate:phosphate antiporter, translating to MNNIIKFFNINKREASIPIEEQRRRWLKEFSKAFLVVFAVYACMYFIRNNLKAGQPLLKEEMGFTTSELGYIGFAFSITYALGKTVLGYFIDGKNAKRIISALLIMSATMVLIIGFILMSGSKPVGAILIFWGLSGFFQAPGGPSAYSTISRWTPTKKRGRYLGFWNMSHNIGGALAGMLALWGANTFFHGKVAGMFIVPAVVALIFGFILLFIGKDEPEELGWNSAEEIFNEVRAENTAELDNMSKSEVFRKYVLKNPWIWVLCVANVFVYIVRIGIDNWAPLYVTEQLHFAMSDAVNTIFYFEMGALLGSLSWGFISDLLKGRRAIVAASCLILTGFAVLGYRYATNVTMINVSLFALGALIFGPQLLIGVSLVGFAPKKAIAVANGLSGTFGYLFGDSTAKVALAKIADPKSSGITIGSRTLHGWNDVFVIFYAALIIGIVLLLLVAYAEEKKIRSQKGNQIEVEEEVAV from the coding sequence ATGAACAATATAATTAAATTTTTTAACATAAACAAAAGGGAGGCATCTATCCCGATTGAAGAACAACGAAGGAGATGGCTTAAGGAATTTTCTAAAGCATTTTTAGTTGTATTTGCAGTATATGCATGCATGTACTTTATTAGAAATAATCTTAAAGCAGGGCAACCTTTACTTAAAGAGGAAATGGGATTTACCACATCGGAACTTGGATATATAGGTTTCGCATTTTCAATAACTTATGCGCTTGGTAAAACGGTTTTAGGGTATTTTATTGATGGTAAAAATGCAAAACGTATAATATCTGCATTATTAATTATGTCTGCAACAATGGTATTAATTATAGGATTTATTTTGATGTCAGGTAGTAAGCCAGTTGGAGCTATATTAATATTTTGGGGATTGAGTGGATTTTTTCAAGCTCCAGGAGGACCAAGTGCTTACTCAACAATTTCTAGATGGACACCTACTAAAAAAAGAGGAAGATATTTAGGTTTTTGGAATATGTCACATAATATAGGGGGAGCATTAGCTGGGATGCTAGCTTTATGGGGAGCAAATACGTTTTTTCATGGTAAGGTAGCAGGAATGTTTATAGTCCCAGCAGTAGTAGCATTAATTTTTGGTTTTATTTTACTATTTATTGGGAAAGATGAACCGGAGGAACTAGGATGGAATTCAGCAGAAGAAATATTTAATGAAGTTAGAGCTGAAAATACTGCTGAATTAGATAATATGAGTAAATCTGAAGTATTTAGGAAGTATGTCTTAAAAAATCCTTGGATATGGGTTTTATGCGTAGCAAATGTTTTTGTATATATAGTACGTATTGGAATAGATAACTGGGCACCATTATATGTTACGGAACAATTACATTTTGCAATGAGTGATGCTGTAAATACAATATTTTATTTTGAGATGGGAGCTCTTTTAGGAAGTCTTAGCTGGGGATTTATATCTGACTTATTAAAAGGAAGAAGAGCTATAGTTGCTGCATCATGCTTAATATTAACAGGATTTGCAGTATTGGGATATAGATATGCTACAAACGTTACTATGATAAATGTTTCATTGTTTGCTCTTGGTGCGTTAATATTTGGACCTCAATTATTAATAGGGGTATCTCTTGTAGGATTTGCACCAAAGAAAGCAATTGCAGTTGCTAATGGATTGAGTGGAACTTTTGGATATTTATTTGGAGATTCTACGGCTAAAGTTGCACTAGCAAAAATAGCAGATCCTAAATCATCAGGTATAACTATTGGAAGTAGAACACTTCATGGATGGAATGATGTATTTGTGATATTTTATGCAGCACTTATTATAGGAATTGTTCTATTATTACTAGTCGCATATGCGGAAGAGAAAAAGATAAGAAGTCAGAAAGGAAATCAAATTGAGGTTGAAGAGGAAGTAGCGGTATAA